The sequence CTGGCAATAACCTGCAGACGCATATGATCAATCAAAGAGAAAGGTGGTTTAGTATAAATTGCCATCATCACATGTTTTCTATTTTTGTCTGTCGTGACATTTCATTCTTACAAGTTCACAATAATCTGGTAAGCACAGCCTTGCATTGGAGAGCAGATTGGTCAATTGGTCAACATTGAGATAGTATCTGTTACTTGCTGTTGGCAAAGATCACTGGATGGCAGTATAGGTGAATATTTTACATATCATGAAAAACAACAGCAGATTTAATAAAATGAATATGCCAACATTTTTATTGACAACCATTACAGATGGTTGTTACGTTGCCTGGATGTATTTAGAAGACACATATAGTTGAAACAAGCTGGAGCAGCCACTGAGAGTAAAGCTCGTCATACAGCGATATTATACAAAAGAATCGCCTACTCACTTGGAGACTGATTCTTACGTCAATCAAGAATAGGCGCATCTTGATTTGCTCCCTGGCCTATTCAGTTGGATCCAAACTGTGTTGGTTTCTTCATAACCTAGCCGAATGCAGTGACAGTATGGACTCCCATGGCCACAAACAAAAACCACTGTGTAGTGCACTACCATGGCTATCCACAAGAAATGGACAGTGAACTATGAGGTGCTGAACAAACTCGCTGGCACCTAGAACAGGAAATGTTCAAGAAATCATTCTAAGATCAGCAGCATCTCAATTCATCAGTATATCAAAACAAATGAAATGTAACTGCCCAAATGAAGCTAGTTATCTAAACATATATCAAAATAAACTGAACAGGTGAATACCACATAAGTGAGCGAATTTGAGCTACCTTTGCATTATGTGGCATGATCTTTATGTCGTGAGGTGGATGAAGCCATGATTCAGGGGCATATGACAAGAAGTTCTCGAGCTTGCTGGTGTAGATATCTGCATATTGATGAATGTGATAGGCAAATGATGATTCCTTTCCTGTGTCTGTAAGGAATGTTGCACCAAAAGAACTATTAAACAGATCTCGCATGCCAGATCGACATTGACGCCTTTCTGCATTCAACTCATCAAGCAATGTTCTGTAAACTTGGCCTTTCTCGGTGCTAACCACAGTTGCATGAACCTTTCCAAGTAGATCATGTATTATACCTAATTTTGCCTGCAGTGTAGGATAAATTTCAGGTAATTTGACAAAGCACCAATATGAATTGGATAGAATAACATGGACTACGAAATTGTATATTTAATACTAGAACAAATTAGCATACTAATGAATAAAAATAGTACTGCCATCTTTCTGATGGACCAATTTGTGGGGTGACACTGCAACTGTGCCAAATGAAACTTCAGGCAGCTATTATAACTTCCAGAAATAGCTACAGCCTAAGAAAGCCACCTAAACATTTACCTTATTAAAAACCTCCTAAACATAATTCCATAAGTTGATACAGTCAACCCTATTAGTTTTACTGATAGATATTTATTAGTTGTCTTCATAGTTCTGATGCCAGATTCAAAATACTTGGTGTAAATTTGGAAGGGAACAGCACACTAGAATGTGTAGGATCATACTAGAATGTAGGATCATACTAGGATCTAATTGGTAACTGCTAATCTATATGAAATAGACACTTGCATATACCTACTATTTTGCAGACCAGATAACAAAGTTATTGAGATATGATATTTACCATCTTATCTAGATACTATGTGTAAAGAGATGATAATTAGGATCTGTATTACTTCAGATTTTTTTATCCAAATGGCTTAAAGTTTTCCTTTATTTAATCCAGCCAGGAATCGTACTGACTATTCGCCCTTCAAAATATATTTTTCTTGAGGAATTGGCAGCTGCGCTGCCCATATATTAAGCAGGAGAAAAACAAACGGAACCAGTTCAGTACAGAGCTCGACAAAGATTGCAACAGGTCATGGGTGAACAAGTACCGCATGCCTGGAGAATGGAAAAGAGCAAACTATTATACAGCTGTGATGTATCTTTGTTTTTGGGGCAATTACCGCATTGGGAAGGGCCAGGTGGTGTAGGAAAGGCTGAAGAGGAGAGATCTTAGGAGAAAGATGACACTATGGACTGGCTGACTAGGTAGGGATCTTCATGCCTAATGCCAACGATTACAATAGCCCTTGATAGACAGAGGGCTCTCCTAATTATAGACAGGTCAGTCTATTAATAAATATCCTAAAATATGAAGCTAGTGAGATAAGATACCAGCTAATAGGAAAAGTTGATGAACAAGTTGCTGTTGCCGCTAGCTCGAGCAGCTCAGGCTGCTTTCCATGGTGCATAACCCCTAATGGGCTAGACTAACATGCACGTGACAGTAGCAATGCTGTTGAAAGAGAAACTCGGTTACATATTCTACAGGCATATTATATACAGACCTGTTGGAACCGGTAGCTGTCACCATTCTGGATTCCTATTTCATCCTGAAGTCAAGCCGTAAAACCTTAATATGTTAGATTGCTGGAAAAAAGATAGTGCTGCTTATACGTCACGGACTACTGGCATATGCAATCTTGCACCTACCTCAAGTTCACGAATAACGGCAGCTGTTCGCCAACCAGCTTTGGAAGGCCCTCTCAAGTCGCTGAAAAGATGATCACCAAAGTATATCACCTAACACATGTTCAAAAAAAGACCTGAGATGATATACTCAGTGTCATATGTGGAGACCGTCCACAAGTCAGTATTGAGTAAACATGTGTTAGTGTGAATGGGATCAGTTTATCAATGGTGGCCTCTGCAATAACTTCACAATATGATAAGGTTATGGCATTACCTAATTAGATTAAGCATGAAACATAGTAAAAAGACTAAAAATGTAACAGATGAACCTAAATCGTGTGACAGCTTCCACTATGCAGTACGCAAATCACCATTTAAATGTGCAAATGTATGAAAAATATTGTGTTGATTTAACATGAAAAAAATGTCACTCTAGACAGAAAAGTTTAAGCTGGGTGAACATATATAGAGGAAACTGATACTTCTTCAGATTCGAAACACCAACCTCTGGGCCTCTCCACTTTGTAATCTGCAGAAAGGATTTTAAACATCCATGGTAATAGACTTCATTTGGCAGAAACTTGTCAACTGCAGTAAATGCTAAGGTGTCCTTTTCAGTGTCATACACCCTATAGATAGCCAGGAAACTTAATTAGGAATTCAGAACAGGAGTGGAATGATTGTGCAGAACATGTAACAACTTGCATCAATATGCAGCCTACTAAGACCTACtcactctgttcctaaatacaagtctttttagagattctactaTGAGATtctactatggactacatacggagtaaaatgagtgaatctacactctaaaatatgtctatatacatctgtatgtagttcacattgaaatctctaaaaagacttatatttagaaacggaaggAGAAGTACTTTGCTAAggataaaatgaatatttttctttagtAGTGTAGAAATGTTCCACAGGACCTGAATGGGTGGTCTGAATTATAGAAACTTGGTTTATTTGCCTGCGCAATCACAACGTCAAAAAGCTCCCTCCAGGAATTCCCATCAAAATGCTGGTCCTGCTCAACCAACCAATGGACAGGTAAAGTTGATAATATGCGAATGGAGAAGAATGGCCAGAGAAACAAATCACATGTGATACCCTTCATATTTGGAACAACCGTCTCATGAGGAAAATTACGAGAATGGCAGAACAAAATATACTACAACTACGATGTAGTAGTAAATCAAGCTATTAAAGAAATATGGAAACAAATGAAGAATTTGCATGCAGAAAATTGGCTTGACAGTTTCACAATCACAACTATGCTTCAATGGGTCAAGGCAGCATAAAAATCTCTTCTACTGAACAGAAATATTGGATATCAAATTCTCAACTTCAACTAGAATTATTTTTCCTTTAATGGTAAACTATGCATGGAGAAAGCacaaaaaaacatatttaaatATAGAAAGGACCTCTAGTAAATAACTCATCCCTCCATCCACAAAGTAGAAAGGTGAGTTGGTAAGAAGAAACAGCTTTTTCCCCTTCTCTCGTAGGGTCTTTAAGAAACGAAACACCTGGCTCTGCAAGTCACAAGACAAAATGAGGCAATGGTTTTAAAGTTGCATGATAAAAAAAACATGAACACATAAAAGAATGTCATAAGACGAGAAACAGTATCAGGTTAAAGCGTTAGTGAACAAGACTTTAGCTaaaaagaaggggggggggggggggtcagtatTCAAACGCCATAACCAGATGCAGTACCGCTTACATTTTTTAACAGAAATTTCTGAGGCTCTGAAAGAACTTTTCTGTGAACTAAACCACTTCTGTGGACATGCTGAATCGCTTGGTTTACATCCTCATATACATAAGGAGCATCAAACTCCAGCTTGGCATCTACGAAGTGCTGAACAATATCTGCAATGAGGCATGCCTGAAATGAGCGTGTTTTTATTGTCAGAAACAGTTATTAAGCTGTGCATAGTATATGAAGCTATAACTGAGTGCAGGATAACTCTCAGTGTTTTATAAACGACCTAGGGCAGATCACTGTGGAATATATCTCTGCAAGGGAGGTGAGCACTCAGAATGACATGCACAATTTTCCCAACGAGAATTATCAGACACATCCAAAAATGTGTATGAATATCCTACAGATAAAACATCCATCATCTATACATCAAGCATTAACTACATGGGAGATATTGT comes from Triticum aestivum cultivar Chinese Spring chromosome 5B, IWGSC CS RefSeq v2.1, whole genome shotgun sequence and encodes:
- the LOC123112066 gene encoding 5'-nucleotidase domain-containing protein DDB_G0275467, with the translated sequence MSVAAPHRVTFHRPQENQPSPARLIGSLSPPLLSPRRRSTGRPTEMAPAARLRLLASCRLFSALSGTVPRCRRGLRGLSTLSSTLGSGAGEDEIERIRREFEDAKRNYLSIPDAIKDMPKMNPQGIYVNKNVKLDDLQVYGFDYDYTLSHYSDHLQCLIYDLAKKHLVNELKYPESCLQYDYDSSFPVRGLYYDKLKGCLLKLDFFGSIEPDGCFFGRRKLSSTEIKELYGTRHIGRDQARQLVGLMDVFCFSEACLIADIVQHFVDAKLEFDAPYVYEDVNQAIQHVHRSGLVHRKVLSEPQKFLLKNSQVFRFLKTLREKGKKLFLLTNSPFYFVDGGMSYLLEDQHFDGNSWRELFDVVIAQANKPSFYNSDHPFRVYDTEKDTLAFTAVDKFLPNEVYYHGCLKSFLQITKWRGPEVIYFGDHLFSDLRGPSKAGWRTAAVIRELEDEIGIQNGDSYRFQQAKLGIIHDLLGKVHATVVSTEKGQVYRTLLDELNAERRQCRSGMRDLFNSSFGATFLTDTGKESSFAYHIHQYADIYTSKLENFLSYAPESWLHPPHDIKIMPHNAKVPASLFSTS